The nucleotide sequence TTATCATGTCGAGGAAAACAAGGGAAAAAGAGGAGCACACAGGCAACCATTAGAGAAGCAAATTCCAACATCCCTTTCATTTCTTAATTCCATGGTGGTCTGTGCCTCTTACCTGCCCAACTCAGTGCACGCTTAAAGAAAACACTACTTTTATCTCCTAAATAAAAGCATGGCTTTCTCCAACTCATAGCTTATGTGTTGCCAGCAGTCCGTCTCCTTCCTTGCACTTGTATATAAAGATAGAGCAACGCTTACCTTTATCTCATCTATCTCTGAGTCAACAGCCTTGAGGCTCAACTAAGAAAGACATGGAGGACTTCCCCCAGGCTATCCTACACCGTAGTAGAAGGCGACGAACGCGGGCGTCGAGCGAGTACCTTGGAGTCCGTCGCAGACCGTGGGGGCGCTACGCCGCTGAGATCCGGAACCCTTACACCAAGGAGAGGCATTGGCTCGGCACCTTCGACACTGCAGAGGAAGCTGCACTCGCCTAcgacctctcctctatttccttctGTGGGCCAGCAAGAGCTCGGACGAACTTCCGCTACCCTTTCCTGCCCGCTCCATCGCCGCCACCtcctccaccgccaccgccaccgcctccaTCGCCCTTGTCCGAGGAGACGAATGTGTGCTACTTCGAGGTGGATTCCACGGGCGATGATGACTCCATGACCATTGCTGCCATCCTGCAGAGTTTTCGACAGTCTACgtccctctcttcctcctctcttctcttctgAGATCGGATATGGCCGCCATAATTGGAATAAGATAGTTACGAGGAAGTAGAAACTGAGGTGAGTCAATGGTCAGTGAGATGACCAGAGGAACAACTTAGTTACTATTATTACTGGAAGTTTGCCAATATCATCATTGATCCCTTACCATGGGTCAAAAAGATGTTCTTGGATGATAGGTTTCTTAATGTCAAAGCACGTATTTTGTGAtttcatgatcttgatgatgttGGAAGATCATAAAGGCTAATTGAACTATTGGGATTGGATGCGAGATGACTGATTTCATATCTTCTGTGGGTGGA is from Musa acuminata AAA Group cultivar baxijiao chromosome BXJ1-6, Cavendish_Baxijiao_AAA, whole genome shotgun sequence and encodes:
- the LOC103990252 gene encoding ethylene-responsive transcription factor LEP-like, with amino-acid sequence MEDFPQAILHRSRRRRTRASSEYLGVRRRPWGRYAAEIRNPYTKERHWLGTFDTAEEAALAYDLSSISFCGPARARTNFRYPFLPAPSPPPPPPPPPPPPSPLSEETNVCYFEVDSTGDDDSMTIAAILQSFRQSTSLSSSSLLF